The following proteins come from a genomic window of Lolium rigidum isolate FL_2022 chromosome 5, APGP_CSIRO_Lrig_0.1, whole genome shotgun sequence:
- the LOC124654578 gene encoding protein STICHEL-like: MGGMVEGYVGPSELHLRKEFTALRKARVLQDPETCSTWRSPLSSRSLVATSSIAHRSGMRDSLAPKHVESPSAPPKSGKECKKVYLHNWRQYSNKSSEAGIKLDEQLSSEFNLETPCNSIGKRSKSGACLVTPTSIYNNQSSASCVPVKRTARRRRGLSSKNGKIQNPVVSQLLDLHIISGDQCEDTENCISKSQELFQDGGSFYHPTSPPFAACGCVSSSNPSKPMKIGRRDGSSFSCTPVSTSSYYRHGRGNGSTVGSWTATSFDGDESNQSVLWRSQRSRVPCQSSNRGKHKGSRRSNYSPSLSDTLRRKGSSLLCGSQTLHRKKRSSGSTKWVRSKKSVQGTPLLGDSFDLGSSSFDSSGDELSTNIGELDLEALSRLDGRRWSSCKSQDAIDIAVHAADLATSDRRSLSQKYRPRKFSEIVGQDIVAQSLSNAIARERIAPAYLLQGPRGTGKTSAARIFSAALGCLDTGDKKPCGACKECTEFFSGNGTNLIEVDASNRKSINKIKHLLDSIPPSATASCYKVFVVDECHMVSSKVWSAFMKFLGEPLPRVVFIFITIDPNNLPRAVISRCQKYIFSKIKDIDIVCRLRRICMKENLDVELAALDLIAINSDGSLRDAETMLDQLSLLGKKITPSLVNDLVGVVSEEKLLDLLEIAMSSDTAETVKRSRELMDSGIDPIALMSQLAACIMDIIAGTYKLAVSTCNGVEIGGRSLTDAELERLQQALKILSDAEKQIRLSSERSTWFTAALLQLGCGHSSDMSQPRSSTREHPKATNDAVTEAGRESSSSRVTSNSLSAFRVSKKAIDPKASSGQSSPQALASYSSRLRVNNVLAYGECRSVDRILQDSTKMNNCSGKRPLANENSDNLAQIWIRCIENCHSNTLQQLLFDHGKLVSIRQCEGRTIAFIAFEDHGIMSRAQRFLSSITNSIETVLRCNVEARVGLLPELISAGLTSGAVPKGRRTESDLLSCSSNSDRLRGALNTSRRSLDYCDEVKRELGLHPSSISSLNSGISKARGLEFPSRMSNISVVDEQRLESAWLQAVEKYTPGMKNQARPDRHQVLPQVVGSPYQRRSPMTLVVPSSQSDEDLAHEIKALKIVESYGSRKDCREQSKTGHAISPSKLHGIDYLENCDNESICSEPGRPGCHGLFRCWKIQKSKRIEAKGQMRVKSSYSGRERTSCDIASPGPENGRCFSNVHELQSDHI, encoded by the exons ATGGGAGGTATGGTTGAAGGTTATGTTGGTCCAAGTGAACTTCACTTGAGGAAAGAATTTACTGCTTTGAGGAAGGCACGCGTCTTGCAAGATCCCGAGACTTGCTCAACGTGGAGATCTCCTTTGAGTTCTAGATCATTGGTGGCAACTTCTAGCATTGCACACAGAAGTGGTATGCGAGATAGTTTAGCACCAAAGCACGTCGAGTCACCTTCTGCACCACCAAAAAGTGGAAAGGAATGCAAAAAGGTTTATTTGCACAATTGGAGGCAGTATTCTAACAAGTCCAGTGAAGCTGGAATAAAGTTAGATGAGCAATTATCTTCCGAGTTTAATTTGGAAACCCCGTGCAACTCTATTGGTAAGCGCTCCAAAAGTGGCGCATGTTTGGTCACTCCAACCAGCATTTACAATAATCAAAGCTCAGCATCATGCGTTCCTGTTAAAAGGACAGCTAGAAGAAGAAGGGGTTTGTCATCAAAGAATGGAAAAATACAAAATCCAGTTGTTTCACAATTGCTAGATCTTCATATCATCTCTGGTGATCAATGTGAGGATACTGAAAATTGCATCTCCAAAAGTCAGGAGCTGTTTCAGGATGGTGGTTCCTTTTATCACCCGACATCTCCACCGTTTGCTGCATGTGGATGTGTCAGCTCTTCTAATCCCTCTAAACCAATGAAAATCGGTAGAAGAGATggatcttccttttcttgcacCCCTGTTTCAACTAGCTCCTATTACAGGCATGGAAGAGGGAACGGCAGTACTGTTGGTTCATGGACTGCTACTTCTTTTGATGGTGATGAGTCTAACCAATCAGTATTGTGGAGAAGTCAGAGGTCTCGTGTCCCGTGCCAGTCATCAAATAGGGGTAAACATAAAGGATCGAGACGAAGTAATTATTCTCCTTCACTATCTGATACACTTAGAAGAAAAGGTAGCAGCCTATTGTGTGGGAGTCAGACGTTGCACAGGAAAAAGAGATCATCTGGTTCAACAAAATGGGTCCGTTCGAAAAAATCTGTGCAAGGGACGCCACTTTTGGGCGATAGCTTTGATCTTGGTTCTTCTTCATTTGATTCATCAGGTGATGAACTCTCAACCAATATTGGGGAGCTCGATTTGGAAGCTTTGAGCCGATTAGATGGGAGAAGGTGGTCAAGTTGTAAAAGCCAGGATGCAATTGATATAGCTGTTCATGCTGCTGATCTTGCAACATCAGACAGGAGAAGTTTGAGCCAGAAGTATAGACCAAGGAAATTCAGCGAAATTGTCGGTCAAGATATTGTAGCGCAATCACTTAGCAATGCCATTGCAAGGGAAAGGATAGCTCCAGCATATCTTCTTCAAGGCCCTCGTGGAACTGGAAAAACATCTGCCGCAAGGATATTTTCAGCAGCTCTAGGCTGCCTTGATACTGGAGACAAAAAACCCTGTGGGGCTTGTAAAGAGTGCACAGAGTTTTTCAGTGGAAATGGAACTAACCTAATTGAAGTTGATGCAAGCAATAGGAAAAGTATAAACAAAATTAAGCATTTACTGGATAGCATACCACCATCTGCGACTGCATCCTGTTATAAGGTATTTGTTGTTGATGAATGCCACATGGTATCTTCAAAAGTTTGGTCGGCATTTATGAAGTTTCTTGGTGAACCATTACCTCGGGTTGTCTTCATATTTATAACAATTGACCCAAATAACCTGCCTCGTGCTGTAATTTCACGTTGTCAGAAATACATCTTCTCCAAGATCAAAGATATTGATATTGTGTGCCGATTGAGAAGAATTTGCATGAAGGAAAATCTTGATGTAGAATTAGCAGCTTTAGATTTGATAGCTATAAATTCAGATGGCTCACTGCGAGATGCAGAGACAATGTTAGATCAACTGAGTCTGTTGGGGAAAAAGATAACACCTTCGCTTGTTAATGATCTG GTCGGAGTTGTCTCGGAAGAGAAATTGCTTGATCTACTGGAGATAGCTATGTCATCAGACACAGCTGAAACTGTCAAAAGGTCTAGAGAGCTCATGGATTCTGGCATTGATCCAATCGCATTAATGTCTCAGTTAGCTGCGTGCATCATGGACATCATTGCAGGCACATACAAATTAGCTGTTTCTACTTGTAACGGCGTGGAGATTGGTGGTCGAAGTT TAACTGATGCAGAGTTGGAAAGATTACAACAAGCATTGAAGATTCTATCTGATGCTGAAAAGCAGATAAGGCTTTCAAGTGAGCGTTCGACATGGTTCACCGCAGCTCTACTACAACTTGGTTGTGGCCATAGTTCGGACATGAGCCAACCAAGAAGCAGCACAAGAGAACATCCTAAAGCAACCAATGACGCAGTGACCGAAGCAGGCAGAGAATCGTCATCCAGCAGGGTGACTTCTAACTCTCTATCTGCCTTTCGTGTTTCAAAGAAAGCAATTGACCCCAAAGCAAGTAGTGGGCAGTCTAGTCCTCAGGCCCTTGCCTCTTATTCATCTAGGTTGAGAGTAAACAACGTTTTGGCCTATGGGGAATGTAGGTCTGTTGATAGAATTCTACAGGATTCGACTAAAATGAATAACTGTTCTGGAAAAAGGCCCCTAGCAAATGAGAACTCAGATAACCTTGCACAGATTTGGATACGATGCATCGAAAACTGTCACTCCAACACATTGCAACAGCTACTTTTCGACCATGGTAAACTAGTATCAATCAGGCAATGTGAAG GTCGGACAATTGCTTTTATAGCATTTGAGGATCATGGCATAATGTCCCGAGCACAAAGATTTTTGAGCAGCATTACAAATTCAATTGAGACAGTTCTGAGGTGCAATGTGGAAGCCCGAGTGGGTCTACTACCTGAACTGATATCGGCGGGACTAACATCAGGGGCTGTCCCTAAAGGAAGAAGAACCGAGTCTGATCTCCTGAGTTGTTCTTCAAACAGTGACCGGTTAAGGGGAGCGTTGAACACGTCAAGGAGAAGTTTAGATTACTGTGATGAAGTAAAGAGAGAACTAGGGTTGCACCCATCTTCCATTTCTTCTTTAAATTCAGGAATATCTAAAGCTAGAGGACTGGAATTTCCCTCAcggatgtcaaatatatcagtggTTGATGAGCAAAGGTTAGAGAGTGCTTGGCTCCAGGCTGTTGAAAAATATACACCTGGTATGAAAAATCAAGCAAGACCTGATAGACATCAGGTTTTACCACAAGTTGTTGGCAGCCCATACCAAAGGAGGTCCCCAATGACCCTAGTTGTGCCCTCAAGTCAATCCGATGAGGATCTTGCTCACGAGATAAAAGCTCTTAAGATAGTTGAGAGTTATGGTTCTCGGAAAGATTGCCGGGAACAAAGCAAAACTGGACATGCTATTTCACCAAGCAAGTTGCATGGTATTGATTACTTGGAAAATTGTGACAATGAGAGCAT TTGCTCCGAACCTGGAAGACCTGGTTGCCATGGCCTTTTCCGCTGTTGGAAAATTCAAAAGTCAAAGAGAATAGAG GCGAAAGGGCAGATGCGTGTGAAATCTTCGTATTCTGGCAGAGAACGCACGTCCTGTGATATAGCGAGCCCTGGCCCCGAAAATGGAAGATGCTTCTCAAATGTTCATGAACTGCAAAGTGACCATATTTGA
- the LOC124652012 gene encoding PHD finger protein ALFIN-LIKE 8-like (The sequence of the model RefSeq protein was modified relative to this genomic sequence to represent the inferred CDS: added 31 bases not found in genome assembly) gives MDNGGGGGIMRAAEPGAVHRTPEDVFHDFRARQKGLLKAFTTDVDKFYLMCDPEKENLCLYGLPNGSWEVNLPAEEVPPELPEPALGINFARDGMDDKDWLSLVAAHTDSWLLSVAFYFGARFGFDQDSRKQLFTMINSVPTIFEVVTGTDKRQPKEKTPKTGSKNNKSASKPARQLESNPRSSKVPFPGDTEESDWDGEREQEAQCGACGENYGQDDFWICCDLCEKWFHGKCVKVTPAKAEHIKQYKCPNCSSSSKRGRA, from the exons GGGCGGCGGAGCCGGGGGCGGTCCACCGCACGCCGGAGGACGTCTTCCATGACTTCCGCGCGCGCCAGAAAGGCCTCCTCAAGGCCTTCACCACAG ATGTGGACAAGTTCTACCTGATGTGCGACCCAG AGAAGGAGAACCTGTGTCTATATGGGCTTCCCAATGGATCTTGGGAAGTGAATTTGCCTGCTGAGGAGGTCCCTCCAGAACTCCCGGAGCCTGCATTAGGAATAAACTTTGCTCGGGACGGGATGGATGATAAAGATTGGCTATCACTTGTTGCAGCGCATACTGATTCTTGGCTACTGTCGGTGGCCTTTTATTTTGGAGCAAGATTTGGGTTCGACCAGGATTCAAG GAAACAGCTCTTCACCATGATAAATAGCGTTCCCACCATATTTGAGGTTGTCACAGGAACTGACAAAAGGCAGCCCAAAGAAAAAACTCCTAAAACAGGTAGCAAGAATAACAAATCTGCTTCAAAG CCTGCACGACAATTAGAATCCAACCCAAGGAGCTCCAAGGTACCCTTTCCAGGGGACACCGAAGAGAGCGACTGGGATGGAGAGAGAGAACAGGAAGCTCAGTGTGGCGCATGCGGTGAAAACTATGGACAAGATGATTTCTGGATCTGCTGCGACTTGTGTGAGAAATGGTTCCATGGCAAGTGTGTCAAGGTCACTCCAGCCAAGGCGGAGCACATAAAACAATACAAGTGCCCTAATTGCAGCAGTAGCAGCAAGAGAGGCAGGGCTTGA
- the LOC124657558 gene encoding B-box zinc finger protein 22-like has protein sequence MKIGCDACGQAEAAVLCCADEAALCRRCDAAVHSANKLAGRHHRVALLSSTPACSSPPGQGDDGGSHPACDICQEKTGYFFCVEDRALLCRSCDVAVHTASPHVSAHRRFLITGVRVGAAQDHIDADPSGAAAIVSPSSSSANGSNSVPTSGNLTVADNRLSVEAAGLMEGGEDDVGQQQQWPWSDIFADDGVGMDQHQCYPGFSEPGSSSLTG, from the exons ATGAAGATCGGGTGCGACGCCTGCgggcaggcggaggcggcggtgctgTGCTGCGCCGACGAGGCCGCGCTGTGCCGCCGCTGTGACGCCGCCGTGCACTCCGCCAACAAGCTTGCCGGCAGGCACCACCGCGTCGCACTCCTCTCCTCGACGCCGGCCTGCTCCTCGCCGCCCGGCCAAGGCGACGACGGCGGAAGCCACCCAGCATGCGACATCTGCCAG GAGAAAACGGGTTACTTCTTCTGCGTGGAGGACCGCGCCCTGCTGTGCCGGAGCTGCGACGTCGCTGTCCACACAGCGAGCCCCCACGTCTCAGCCCACCGCCGTTTTCTCATCACCGGTGTCCGAGTCGGCGCCGCACAGGACCACATTGATGCCGACCCCAGtggtgccgccgccatcgtcaGCCCAAGCAGCAGCAGCGCCAACGGAAGCAACAGCGTGCCCACCTCCGGGAACCTCACCGTCGCTGACAACCGGCTGTCGGTGGAGGCAGCAGGGCTGATGGagggaggagaagacgacgttggCCAGCAGCAGCAGTGGCCGTGGAGCGACATCTTTGCCGATGACGGCGTTGGCATGGACCAGCACCAGTGCTACCCCGGCTTCTCTGAACCTGGCTCCTCCAGCCTCACTGGATGA